A genomic region of Caenorhabditis elegans chromosome V contains the following coding sequences:
- the grd-6 gene encoding Ground-like domain-containing protein (Confirmed by transcript evidence) has product MPSIRYRLVALVVFISSVYGQQGYIRHPTFQVPQQQVQQFRPAGNVYIAQPNPRVVSQYPFRSAPVVRPYVIPQQQFQRQGQSQYIQQQYRPQQQQYSQYPRFDLRPQPVRPVRPVYIASTPASRLSYTERPQTSYGDEIEDTNYLSGRLTPGPIAPVTQGYSERPPATVAPYIERPVPARPTPYIERPVPARPAPYIERPEPARPAPYIERPVPARPAPYIEPTPARPAPYIEPSTAKPQPRPQPPRTRPYVAPSTTTQRYIEPTTQRPTTRRATAPTTPRATTTRRPTTTTPRPTPRRTRRPKTTTAAPTTTTEEVTQGYEEEAVELPKYDETFVGQYYYGRRGEGGNNTFPLPSCFYNPSGYVCCNLMLNELMSTSFEEVKVATNLCNVHKFATKLQKHSEKIFSTQFETIVSYQDFSQKIHFKKDLVCKIEVEGRFILAYATPEDVEQEKIIPTVPSQDVQKDSDVLKQEVKSKIRQIEREL; this is encoded by the exons ATGCCGTCGATTCGGTATCGTCTTGTGGCATTGGTAGTGTTCATTTCATCAGTTTATGGACAACAAG GGTACATTCGTCATCCTACATTCCAAGTGCCACAACAACAAGTACAACAGTTCAGACCAGCAGGAAATGTTTATATTGCCCAG CCAAATCCAAGAGTCGTCAGTCAATATCCATTCCGGTCAGCTCCGGTGGTTCGTCCGTACGTAATCCCGCAGCAACAATTCCAACGCCAAGGCCAATCACAATATATCCAACAACAGTACAGaccacaacaacaacaatatTCTCAATATCCAAGATTCGACCTCCGCCCCCAACCTGTTCGACCAGTCCGTCCAGTGTACATTGCG TCAACCCCTGCATCTCGTCTGTCCTATACTGAAAGACCACAAACATCTTATGGGGATGAGATTGAAGACACCAACTACCTGAGT ggGCGTCTCACACCTGGTCCAATTGCTCCAGTGACACAAGGATATTCAGAGAGGCCCCCAGCCACTGTTGCCCCGTATATCGAACGCCCAGTGCCAGCTCGCCCAACTCCTTATATTGAGCGCCCGGTTCCAGCACGACCAGCGCCGTACATCGAGCGTCCAGAACCTGCTCGCCCAGCACCATACATTGAGCGCCCAGTTCCCGCTCGCCCTGCTCCATACATCGAGCCAACTCCAGCTCGACCAGCTCCTTACATTGAGCCTTCTACAGCAAAACCACAACCAAGACCGCAGCCACCAAGAACTCGTCCATACGTTGCTCCCTCAACAACAACACAGAGATACATCGAACCAACTACCCAACGACCAACTACTCGTAGAGCAACA GCTCCAACAACTCCAAGAGCAACAACTACAAGAAGACCAACAACAACTACACCGAGACCAACTCCAAGAAGAACTAGAAG GCCTAAGACAACAACTGCTGCTCCAACAACTACAACTGAGGAAGTCACTCAAGGATATGAGGAGGAAGCTGTTGAATTGCCG AAATATGATGAGACCTTTGTTGGGCAGTACTATTATGGTCGTCGTGGTGAGGGAGGCAATAACACTTTTCCATTGCCATCTTGTTTCTACAATCCATCAGGATATGTTTGCTGTAATCTAATGCTCAATGAGCTTATGTCAACTTCTTTTGAAGAAGTGAAGGTTGCCACAAATCTCTGCAACGTTCACAAATTTGCAACCAAACTGCAAAAGCATTCAGAGAAGATCTTCAGCACACAATTTGAGACTATTGTTTCTTATCAggatttctctcaaaaaattcatttcaagaAAGATCTAGTGTGCAAGATCGAGGTTGAAGGAAG ATTCATTCTTGCATATGCGACGCCAGAAGATGTAGAGCAGGAGAAGATTATTCCAACTGTGCCTTCACAAGATGTTCAAAAAGACTCGGACGTTTTGAAGCAAGAAGTCAAGTCTAAAATCCGACAAATTGAAAGAGaactttaa
- the grd-6 gene encoding Ground-like domain-containing protein (Confirmed by transcript evidence), giving the protein MPSIRYRLVALVVFISSVYGQQGYIRHPTFQVPQQQVQQFRPAGNVYIAQPNPRVVSQYPFRSAPVVRPYVIPQQQFQRQGQSQYIQQQYRPQQQQYSQYPRFDLRPQPVRPVRPVYIASTPASRLSYTERPQTSYGDEIEDTNYLSGRLTPGPIAPVTQGYSERPPATVAPYIERPVPARPTPYIERPVPARPAPYIERPEPARPAPYIERPVPARPAPYIEPTPARPAPYIEPSTAKPQPRPQPPRTRPYVAPSTTTQRYIEPTTQRPTTRRATTKRITTTTTAAPTTPRLTTARATTPLATTSRPTTPSPTTPRATTPLATTPLATTRAPLPPSPPPRTSKRPVTQAPTTPRATTTRRPTTTTPRPTPRRTRRPKTTTAAPTTTTEEVTQGYEEEAVELPKYDETFVGQYYYGRRGEGGNNTFPLPSCFYNPSGYVCCNLMLNELMSTSFEEVKVATNLCNVHKFATKLQKHSEKIFSTQFETIVSYQDFSQKIHFKKDLVCKIEVEGRFILAYATPEDVEQEKIIPTVPSQDVQKDSDVLKQEVKSKIRQIEREL; this is encoded by the exons ATGCCGTCGATTCGGTATCGTCTTGTGGCATTGGTAGTGTTCATTTCATCAGTTTATGGACAACAAG GGTACATTCGTCATCCTACATTCCAAGTGCCACAACAACAAGTACAACAGTTCAGACCAGCAGGAAATGTTTATATTGCCCAG CCAAATCCAAGAGTCGTCAGTCAATATCCATTCCGGTCAGCTCCGGTGGTTCGTCCGTACGTAATCCCGCAGCAACAATTCCAACGCCAAGGCCAATCACAATATATCCAACAACAGTACAGaccacaacaacaacaatatTCTCAATATCCAAGATTCGACCTCCGCCCCCAACCTGTTCGACCAGTCCGTCCAGTGTACATTGCG TCAACCCCTGCATCTCGTCTGTCCTATACTGAAAGACCACAAACATCTTATGGGGATGAGATTGAAGACACCAACTACCTGAGT ggGCGTCTCACACCTGGTCCAATTGCTCCAGTGACACAAGGATATTCAGAGAGGCCCCCAGCCACTGTTGCCCCGTATATCGAACGCCCAGTGCCAGCTCGCCCAACTCCTTATATTGAGCGCCCGGTTCCAGCACGACCAGCGCCGTACATCGAGCGTCCAGAACCTGCTCGCCCAGCACCATACATTGAGCGCCCAGTTCCCGCTCGCCCTGCTCCATACATCGAGCCAACTCCAGCTCGACCAGCTCCTTACATTGAGCCTTCTACAGCAAAACCACAACCAAGACCGCAGCCACCAAGAACTCGTCCATACGTTGCTCCCTCAACAACAACACAGAGATACATCGAACCAACTACCCAACGACCAACTACTCGTAGAGCAACA ACTAAGAGAATAACCACTACTACCACCGCTGCTCCAACCACACCACGCCTTACCACCGCACGGGCCACAACTCCACTAGCCACTACATCACGTCCGACGACTCCAAGTCCAACGACTCCTCGAGCTACGACGCCCCTCGCAACCACACCACTTGCAACCACAAGGGCACCTTTACCACCTTCACCACCACCAAGAACTTCTAAAAGACCAGTTACTCAGGCTCCAACAACTCCAAGAGCAACAACTACAAGAAGACCAACAACAACTACACCGAGACCAACTCCAAGAAGAACTAGAAG GCCTAAGACAACAACTGCTGCTCCAACAACTACAACTGAGGAAGTCACTCAAGGATATGAGGAGGAAGCTGTTGAATTGCCG AAATATGATGAGACCTTTGTTGGGCAGTACTATTATGGTCGTCGTGGTGAGGGAGGCAATAACACTTTTCCATTGCCATCTTGTTTCTACAATCCATCAGGATATGTTTGCTGTAATCTAATGCTCAATGAGCTTATGTCAACTTCTTTTGAAGAAGTGAAGGTTGCCACAAATCTCTGCAACGTTCACAAATTTGCAACCAAACTGCAAAAGCATTCAGAGAAGATCTTCAGCACACAATTTGAGACTATTGTTTCTTATCAggatttctctcaaaaaattcatttcaagaAAGATCTAGTGTGCAAGATCGAGGTTGAAGGAAG ATTCATTCTTGCATATGCGACGCCAGAAGATGTAGAGCAGGAGAAGATTATTCCAACTGTGCCTTCACAAGATGTTCAAAAAGACTCGGACGTTTTGAAGCAAGAAGTCAAGTCTAAAATCCGACAAATTGAAAGAGaactttaa
- the grd-6 gene encoding Ground-like domain-containing protein (Confirmed by transcript evidence) gives MPSIRYRLVALVVFISSVYGQQEAAVVQTPPVQPTPNLIRFGSGEPVRAIRPNQFQIQLPDIYDPLRDERPKRNNHAGYIRHPTFQVPQQQVQQFRPAGNVYIAQPNPRVVSQYPFRSAPVVRPYVIPQQQFQRQGQSQYIQQQYRPQQQQYSQYPRFDLRPQPVRPVRPVYIASTPASRLSYTERPQTSYGDEIEDTNYLSGRLTPGPIAPVTQGYSERPPATVAPYIERPVPARPTPYIERPVPARPAPYIERPEPARPAPYIERPVPARPAPYIEPTPARPAPYIEPSTAKPQPRPQPPRTRPYVAPSTTTQRYIEPTTQRPTTRRATAPTTPRATTTRRPTTTTPRPTPRRTRRPKTTTAAPTTTTEEVTQGYEEEAVELPKYDETFVGQYYYGRRGEGGNNTFPLPSCFYNPSGYVCCNLMLNELMSTSFEEVKVATNLCNVHKFATKLQKHSEKIFSTQFETIVSYQDFSQKIHFKKDLVCKIEVEGRFILAYATPEDVEQEKIIPTVPSQDVQKDSDVLKQEVKSKIRQIEREL, from the exons ATGCCGTCGATTCGGTATCGTCTTGTGGCATTGGTAGTGTTCATTTCATCAGTTTATGGACAACAAG AAGCGGCAGTTGTCCAAACCCCACCAGTTCAACCAACACCTAATCTTATTCGTTTTGGATCAGGCGAGCCAGTGCGCGCGATTAGaccaaatcaatttcaaattcaacttCCCGATATCTATGATCCATTGAGAGACGAACGTCCAAAAAGAAATAATCATGCAGGGTACATTCGTCATCCTACATTCCAAGTGCCACAACAACAAGTACAACAGTTCAGACCAGCAGGAAATGTTTATATTGCCCAG CCAAATCCAAGAGTCGTCAGTCAATATCCATTCCGGTCAGCTCCGGTGGTTCGTCCGTACGTAATCCCGCAGCAACAATTCCAACGCCAAGGCCAATCACAATATATCCAACAACAGTACAGaccacaacaacaacaatatTCTCAATATCCAAGATTCGACCTCCGCCCCCAACCTGTTCGACCAGTCCGTCCAGTGTACATTGCG TCAACCCCTGCATCTCGTCTGTCCTATACTGAAAGACCACAAACATCTTATGGGGATGAGATTGAAGACACCAACTACCTGAGT ggGCGTCTCACACCTGGTCCAATTGCTCCAGTGACACAAGGATATTCAGAGAGGCCCCCAGCCACTGTTGCCCCGTATATCGAACGCCCAGTGCCAGCTCGCCCAACTCCTTATATTGAGCGCCCGGTTCCAGCACGACCAGCGCCGTACATCGAGCGTCCAGAACCTGCTCGCCCAGCACCATACATTGAGCGCCCAGTTCCCGCTCGCCCTGCTCCATACATCGAGCCAACTCCAGCTCGACCAGCTCCTTACATTGAGCCTTCTACAGCAAAACCACAACCAAGACCGCAGCCACCAAGAACTCGTCCATACGTTGCTCCCTCAACAACAACACAGAGATACATCGAACCAACTACCCAACGACCAACTACTCGTAGAGCAACA GCTCCAACAACTCCAAGAGCAACAACTACAAGAAGACCAACAACAACTACACCGAGACCAACTCCAAGAAGAACTAGAAG GCCTAAGACAACAACTGCTGCTCCAACAACTACAACTGAGGAAGTCACTCAAGGATATGAGGAGGAAGCTGTTGAATTGCCG AAATATGATGAGACCTTTGTTGGGCAGTACTATTATGGTCGTCGTGGTGAGGGAGGCAATAACACTTTTCCATTGCCATCTTGTTTCTACAATCCATCAGGATATGTTTGCTGTAATCTAATGCTCAATGAGCTTATGTCAACTTCTTTTGAAGAAGTGAAGGTTGCCACAAATCTCTGCAACGTTCACAAATTTGCAACCAAACTGCAAAAGCATTCAGAGAAGATCTTCAGCACACAATTTGAGACTATTGTTTCTTATCAggatttctctcaaaaaattcatttcaagaAAGATCTAGTGTGCAAGATCGAGGTTGAAGGAAG ATTCATTCTTGCATATGCGACGCCAGAAGATGTAGAGCAGGAGAAGATTATTCCAACTGTGCCTTCACAAGATGTTCAAAAAGACTCGGACGTTTTGAAGCAAGAAGTCAAGTCTAAAATCCGACAAATTGAAAGAGaactttaa
- the grd-6 gene encoding Ground-like domain-containing protein (Confirmed by transcript evidence): MPSIRYRLVALVVFISSVYGQQEAAVVQTPPVQPTPNLIRFGSGEPVRAIRPNQFQIQLPDIYDPLRDERPKRNNHAGYIRHPTFQVPQQQVQQFRPAGNVYIAQPNPRVVSQYPFRSAPVVRPYVIPQQQFQRQGQSQYIQQQYRPQQQQYSQYPRFDLRPQPVRPVRPVYIASTPASRLSYTERPQTSYGDEIEDTNYLSGRLTPGPIAPVTQGYSERPPATVAPYIERPVPARPTPYIERPVPARPAPYIERPEPARPAPYIERPVPARPAPYIEPTPARPAPYIEPSTAKPQPRPQPPRTRPYVAPSTTTQRYIEPTTQRPTTRRATTKRITTTTTAAPTTPRLTTARATTPLATTSRPTTPSPTTPRATTPLATTPLATTRAPLPPSPPPRTSKRPVTQAPTTPRATTTRRPTTTTPRPTPRRTRRPKTTTAAPTTTTEEVTQGYEEEAVELPKYDETFVGQYYYGRRGEGGNNTFPLPSCFYNPSGYVCCNLMLNELMSTSFEEVKVATNLCNVHKFATKLQKHSEKIFSTQFETIVSYQDFSQKIHFKKDLVCKIEVEGRFILAYATPEDVEQEKIIPTVPSQDVQKDSDVLKQEVKSKIRQIEREL, translated from the exons ATGCCGTCGATTCGGTATCGTCTTGTGGCATTGGTAGTGTTCATTTCATCAGTTTATGGACAACAAG AAGCGGCAGTTGTCCAAACCCCACCAGTTCAACCAACACCTAATCTTATTCGTTTTGGATCAGGCGAGCCAGTGCGCGCGATTAGaccaaatcaatttcaaattcaacttCCCGATATCTATGATCCATTGAGAGACGAACGTCCAAAAAGAAATAATCATGCAGGGTACATTCGTCATCCTACATTCCAAGTGCCACAACAACAAGTACAACAGTTCAGACCAGCAGGAAATGTTTATATTGCCCAG CCAAATCCAAGAGTCGTCAGTCAATATCCATTCCGGTCAGCTCCGGTGGTTCGTCCGTACGTAATCCCGCAGCAACAATTCCAACGCCAAGGCCAATCACAATATATCCAACAACAGTACAGaccacaacaacaacaatatTCTCAATATCCAAGATTCGACCTCCGCCCCCAACCTGTTCGACCAGTCCGTCCAGTGTACATTGCG TCAACCCCTGCATCTCGTCTGTCCTATACTGAAAGACCACAAACATCTTATGGGGATGAGATTGAAGACACCAACTACCTGAGT ggGCGTCTCACACCTGGTCCAATTGCTCCAGTGACACAAGGATATTCAGAGAGGCCCCCAGCCACTGTTGCCCCGTATATCGAACGCCCAGTGCCAGCTCGCCCAACTCCTTATATTGAGCGCCCGGTTCCAGCACGACCAGCGCCGTACATCGAGCGTCCAGAACCTGCTCGCCCAGCACCATACATTGAGCGCCCAGTTCCCGCTCGCCCTGCTCCATACATCGAGCCAACTCCAGCTCGACCAGCTCCTTACATTGAGCCTTCTACAGCAAAACCACAACCAAGACCGCAGCCACCAAGAACTCGTCCATACGTTGCTCCCTCAACAACAACACAGAGATACATCGAACCAACTACCCAACGACCAACTACTCGTAGAGCAACA ACTAAGAGAATAACCACTACTACCACCGCTGCTCCAACCACACCACGCCTTACCACCGCACGGGCCACAACTCCACTAGCCACTACATCACGTCCGACGACTCCAAGTCCAACGACTCCTCGAGCTACGACGCCCCTCGCAACCACACCACTTGCAACCACAAGGGCACCTTTACCACCTTCACCACCACCAAGAACTTCTAAAAGACCAGTTACTCAGGCTCCAACAACTCCAAGAGCAACAACTACAAGAAGACCAACAACAACTACACCGAGACCAACTCCAAGAAGAACTAGAAG GCCTAAGACAACAACTGCTGCTCCAACAACTACAACTGAGGAAGTCACTCAAGGATATGAGGAGGAAGCTGTTGAATTGCCG AAATATGATGAGACCTTTGTTGGGCAGTACTATTATGGTCGTCGTGGTGAGGGAGGCAATAACACTTTTCCATTGCCATCTTGTTTCTACAATCCATCAGGATATGTTTGCTGTAATCTAATGCTCAATGAGCTTATGTCAACTTCTTTTGAAGAAGTGAAGGTTGCCACAAATCTCTGCAACGTTCACAAATTTGCAACCAAACTGCAAAAGCATTCAGAGAAGATCTTCAGCACACAATTTGAGACTATTGTTTCTTATCAggatttctctcaaaaaattcatttcaagaAAGATCTAGTGTGCAAGATCGAGGTTGAAGGAAG ATTCATTCTTGCATATGCGACGCCAGAAGATGTAGAGCAGGAGAAGATTATTCCAACTGTGCCTTCACAAGATGTTCAAAAAGACTCGGACGTTTTGAAGCAAGAAGTCAAGTCTAAAATCCGACAAATTGAAAGAGaactttaa
- the grd-6 gene encoding Ground-like domain-containing protein (Confirmed by transcript evidence), whose translation MPSIRYRLVALVVFISSVYGQQGYIRHPTFQVPQQQVQQFRPAGNVYIAQPNPRVVSQYPFRSAPVVRPYVIPQQQFQRQGQSQYIQQQYRPQQQQYSQYPRFDLRPQPVRPVRPVYIASTPASRLSYTERPQTSYGDEIEDTNYLSGRLTPGPIAPVTQGYSERPPATVAPYIERPVPARPTPYIERPVPARPAPYIERPEPARPAPYIERPVPARPAPYIEPTPARPAPYIEPSTAKPQPRPQPPRTRPYVAPSTTTQRYIEPTTQRPTTRRATVSRLSDPPAPTTPRATTTRRPTTTTPRPTPRRTRRPKTTTAAPTTTTEEVTQGYEEEAVELPKYDETFVGQYYYGRRGEGGNNTFPLPSCFYNPSGYVCCNLMLNELMSTSFEEVKVATNLCNVHKFATKLQKHSEKIFSTQFETIVSYQDFSQKIHFKKDLVCKIEVEGRFILAYATPEDVEQEKIIPTVPSQDVQKDSDVLKQEVKSKIRQIEREL comes from the exons ATGCCGTCGATTCGGTATCGTCTTGTGGCATTGGTAGTGTTCATTTCATCAGTTTATGGACAACAAG GGTACATTCGTCATCCTACATTCCAAGTGCCACAACAACAAGTACAACAGTTCAGACCAGCAGGAAATGTTTATATTGCCCAG CCAAATCCAAGAGTCGTCAGTCAATATCCATTCCGGTCAGCTCCGGTGGTTCGTCCGTACGTAATCCCGCAGCAACAATTCCAACGCCAAGGCCAATCACAATATATCCAACAACAGTACAGaccacaacaacaacaatatTCTCAATATCCAAGATTCGACCTCCGCCCCCAACCTGTTCGACCAGTCCGTCCAGTGTACATTGCG TCAACCCCTGCATCTCGTCTGTCCTATACTGAAAGACCACAAACATCTTATGGGGATGAGATTGAAGACACCAACTACCTGAGT ggGCGTCTCACACCTGGTCCAATTGCTCCAGTGACACAAGGATATTCAGAGAGGCCCCCAGCCACTGTTGCCCCGTATATCGAACGCCCAGTGCCAGCTCGCCCAACTCCTTATATTGAGCGCCCGGTTCCAGCACGACCAGCGCCGTACATCGAGCGTCCAGAACCTGCTCGCCCAGCACCATACATTGAGCGCCCAGTTCCCGCTCGCCCTGCTCCATACATCGAGCCAACTCCAGCTCGACCAGCTCCTTACATTGAGCCTTCTACAGCAAAACCACAACCAAGACCGCAGCCACCAAGAACTCGTCCATACGTTGCTCCCTCAACAACAACACAGAGATACATCGAACCAACTACCCAACGACCAACTACTCGTAGAGCAACAGTAAGCCGACTTTCTGACCCACCA GCTCCAACAACTCCAAGAGCAACAACTACAAGAAGACCAACAACAACTACACCGAGACCAACTCCAAGAAGAACTAGAAG GCCTAAGACAACAACTGCTGCTCCAACAACTACAACTGAGGAAGTCACTCAAGGATATGAGGAGGAAGCTGTTGAATTGCCG AAATATGATGAGACCTTTGTTGGGCAGTACTATTATGGTCGTCGTGGTGAGGGAGGCAATAACACTTTTCCATTGCCATCTTGTTTCTACAATCCATCAGGATATGTTTGCTGTAATCTAATGCTCAATGAGCTTATGTCAACTTCTTTTGAAGAAGTGAAGGTTGCCACAAATCTCTGCAACGTTCACAAATTTGCAACCAAACTGCAAAAGCATTCAGAGAAGATCTTCAGCACACAATTTGAGACTATTGTTTCTTATCAggatttctctcaaaaaattcatttcaagaAAGATCTAGTGTGCAAGATCGAGGTTGAAGGAAG ATTCATTCTTGCATATGCGACGCCAGAAGATGTAGAGCAGGAGAAGATTATTCCAACTGTGCCTTCACAAGATGTTCAAAAAGACTCGGACGTTTTGAAGCAAGAAGTCAAGTCTAAAATCCGACAAATTGAAAGAGaactttaa
- the grd-6 gene encoding Ground-like domain-containing protein (Confirmed by transcript evidence): MPSIRYRLVALVVFISSVYGQQEAAVVQTPPVQPTPNLIRFGSGEPVRAIRPNQFQIQLPDIYDPLRDERPKRNNHAGYIRHPTFQVPQQQVQQFRPAGNVYIAQPNPRVVSQYPFRSAPVVRPYVIPQQQFQRQGQSQYIQQQYRPQQQQYSQYPRFDLRPQPVRPVRPVYIASTPASRLSYTERPQTSYGDEIEDTNYLSGRLTPGPIAPVTQGYSERPPATVAPYIERPVPARPTPYIERPVPARPAPYIERPEPARPAPYIERPVPARPAPYIEPTPARPAPYIEPSTAKPQPRPQPPRTRPYVAPSTTTQRYIEPTTQRPTTRRATVSRLSDPPAPTTPRATTTRRPTTTTPRPTPRRTRRPKTTTAAPTTTTEEVTQGYEEEAVELPKYDETFVGQYYYGRRGEGGNNTFPLPSCFYNPSGYVCCNLMLNELMSTSFEEVKVATNLCNVHKFATKLQKHSEKIFSTQFETIVSYQDFSQKIHFKKDLVCKIEVEGRFILAYATPEDVEQEKIIPTVPSQDVQKDSDVLKQEVKSKIRQIEREL, from the exons ATGCCGTCGATTCGGTATCGTCTTGTGGCATTGGTAGTGTTCATTTCATCAGTTTATGGACAACAAG AAGCGGCAGTTGTCCAAACCCCACCAGTTCAACCAACACCTAATCTTATTCGTTTTGGATCAGGCGAGCCAGTGCGCGCGATTAGaccaaatcaatttcaaattcaacttCCCGATATCTATGATCCATTGAGAGACGAACGTCCAAAAAGAAATAATCATGCAGGGTACATTCGTCATCCTACATTCCAAGTGCCACAACAACAAGTACAACAGTTCAGACCAGCAGGAAATGTTTATATTGCCCAG CCAAATCCAAGAGTCGTCAGTCAATATCCATTCCGGTCAGCTCCGGTGGTTCGTCCGTACGTAATCCCGCAGCAACAATTCCAACGCCAAGGCCAATCACAATATATCCAACAACAGTACAGaccacaacaacaacaatatTCTCAATATCCAAGATTCGACCTCCGCCCCCAACCTGTTCGACCAGTCCGTCCAGTGTACATTGCG TCAACCCCTGCATCTCGTCTGTCCTATACTGAAAGACCACAAACATCTTATGGGGATGAGATTGAAGACACCAACTACCTGAGT ggGCGTCTCACACCTGGTCCAATTGCTCCAGTGACACAAGGATATTCAGAGAGGCCCCCAGCCACTGTTGCCCCGTATATCGAACGCCCAGTGCCAGCTCGCCCAACTCCTTATATTGAGCGCCCGGTTCCAGCACGACCAGCGCCGTACATCGAGCGTCCAGAACCTGCTCGCCCAGCACCATACATTGAGCGCCCAGTTCCCGCTCGCCCTGCTCCATACATCGAGCCAACTCCAGCTCGACCAGCTCCTTACATTGAGCCTTCTACAGCAAAACCACAACCAAGACCGCAGCCACCAAGAACTCGTCCATACGTTGCTCCCTCAACAACAACACAGAGATACATCGAACCAACTACCCAACGACCAACTACTCGTAGAGCAACAGTAAGCCGACTTTCTGACCCACCA GCTCCAACAACTCCAAGAGCAACAACTACAAGAAGACCAACAACAACTACACCGAGACCAACTCCAAGAAGAACTAGAAG GCCTAAGACAACAACTGCTGCTCCAACAACTACAACTGAGGAAGTCACTCAAGGATATGAGGAGGAAGCTGTTGAATTGCCG AAATATGATGAGACCTTTGTTGGGCAGTACTATTATGGTCGTCGTGGTGAGGGAGGCAATAACACTTTTCCATTGCCATCTTGTTTCTACAATCCATCAGGATATGTTTGCTGTAATCTAATGCTCAATGAGCTTATGTCAACTTCTTTTGAAGAAGTGAAGGTTGCCACAAATCTCTGCAACGTTCACAAATTTGCAACCAAACTGCAAAAGCATTCAGAGAAGATCTTCAGCACACAATTTGAGACTATTGTTTCTTATCAggatttctctcaaaaaattcatttcaagaAAGATCTAGTGTGCAAGATCGAGGTTGAAGGAAG ATTCATTCTTGCATATGCGACGCCAGAAGATGTAGAGCAGGAGAAGATTATTCCAACTGTGCCTTCACAAGATGTTCAAAAAGACTCGGACGTTTTGAAGCAAGAAGTCAAGTCTAAAATCCGACAAATTGAAAGAGaactttaa
- the nssp-60 gene encoding UPF0506 domain-containing protein (Confirmed by transcript evidence) has protein sequence MRSYLLLCCVAAFGIAETYAETNCTIKGEISCYSCMGRDMENCQSGLTCCKGACFKLEDIKHNVIVKGCVNNREEDASMKVRELNVPLYWANKEKVKGESFFCTGKHYCNNTSRVSFIVSIFSVILALLIIG, from the exons ATGCGTTCTTATCTACTGCTCTGTTGTGTAGCAGCTTTTGGTATTGCAG agacaTATGCCGAAACCAACTGTACCATAAAAGGCGAGATATCATGTTATTCGTGTATGGGACGTGATATGGAGAATTGCCAATCAGGGCTCACATGTTGCAAGGGAGCTTGCTTCAAACTTGAGGATATTA AGCATAACGTTATCGTGAAAGGATGTGTGAATAACAGAGAAGAGGATGCATCGATGAAGGTGCGTGAGCTCAATGTGCCACTTTATTGGGCCAACAAGGAAAAGGTTAAAG gagaATCATTCTTCTGCACTGGAAAACACTATTGCAATAATACATCTCGTGTTAGTTTCATAGTCTCAATCTTTTCTGTAATCTTGGCTCTTTTGATCATCGGATAA